One stretch of Streptomyces agglomeratus DNA includes these proteins:
- a CDS encoding ABC transporter ATP-binding protein yields MTALLEVEDLRVAYGKIEAVKGISFSVEAGQVVTLIGTNGAGKTTTLRTLSGLLKPSSGQILFDGKPLHGVPAHKIVSLGLAHSPEGRHIFPRLTIAENLQLGAFLRTDKAGIEKDIQRAYDLFPILGERRKQAAGTLSGGEQQMLAMGRALMSQPKLLMLDEPSMGLSPIMMQKIMETIVELKAQGTTILLVEQNAQAALSLADEAHVMEVGTIKLSGPGRELLHDESVRKTYLGED; encoded by the coding sequence GTGACCGCTCTCCTCGAGGTCGAGGACCTCAGGGTCGCCTACGGCAAGATCGAAGCCGTCAAGGGCATCTCCTTCAGCGTCGAAGCCGGCCAGGTCGTCACCCTCATCGGTACCAACGGTGCGGGCAAGACCACCACCCTGCGGACGCTGTCCGGACTGCTCAAGCCCTCCAGCGGCCAGATCCTGTTCGACGGCAAGCCGCTGCACGGAGTACCCGCGCACAAGATCGTGTCCCTCGGGCTGGCCCACTCCCCCGAAGGCCGGCACATCTTCCCCCGCCTTACCATCGCCGAGAACCTCCAGCTCGGAGCGTTCCTGCGGACGGACAAGGCGGGCATCGAGAAGGACATCCAGCGCGCCTACGACCTCTTCCCCATCCTGGGAGAACGCCGGAAGCAGGCCGCGGGCACCCTCTCGGGCGGTGAGCAGCAGATGCTGGCCATGGGACGCGCGCTCATGTCCCAGCCCAAGCTCCTGATGCTCGACGAGCCGTCGATGGGCCTCTCCCCGATCATGATGCAGAAGATCATGGAGACCATCGTCGAGCTCAAGGCCCAGGGCACGACCATCCTGCTCGTCGAGCAGAACGCCCAGGCCGCGCTCTCACTGGCGGACGAGGCGCACGTCATGGAAGTCGGCACGATCAAGCTCTCCGGTCCCGGCCGGGAGCTGCTCCACGACGAGTCCGTCCGCAAGACGTACCTCGGCGAGGACTGA
- a CDS encoding ABC transporter ATP-binding protein produces MTTTTENTTATAETTTVLDASGVTMRFGGLTAVRSVDLTVNAGEIVGLIGPNGAGKTTFFNCLTGLYVPTEGKVSYKGTVLPPKPHLVTQAGIARTFQNIRLFANMTVLENVLVGRHTRTKEGLWSALLRGPGFKKAEAASHKRAMELLEFIGLEHKADHLARNLPYGEQRKLEIARALASDPGLLLLDEPTAGMNPQETRVTEELIFAIRDQGIAVLVIEHDMRFIFNLCDRVACLVQGEKLVEGTPAVVQGDERVVAAYLGTPFEGAPGADEVAAVEAAEAVAEAAGASKATSAEVTEATGAAEATEAAEATEAAEAATEAAAAEENAAEAAATAEAAETAEPTEAAEEAEATEEAEATEPAAATEATPAEGTTSKTSKTSPEGETQ; encoded by the coding sequence ATGACGACCACCACCGAGAACACCACCGCAACCGCCGAGACCACCACGGTCCTGGACGCCAGCGGCGTCACCATGCGCTTCGGTGGCCTCACCGCCGTACGCTCGGTCGACCTCACCGTGAACGCGGGCGAGATCGTCGGTCTCATCGGCCCCAACGGCGCCGGCAAGACCACCTTCTTCAACTGCCTCACCGGTCTCTACGTGCCGACCGAGGGCAAGGTCTCGTACAAGGGCACCGTCCTGCCGCCCAAGCCGCACCTGGTCACGCAGGCAGGCATCGCCCGTACCTTCCAGAACATCCGGCTCTTCGCCAACATGACCGTTCTGGAGAACGTCCTCGTCGGACGCCACACCCGCACCAAGGAGGGCCTCTGGTCGGCCCTCCTGCGCGGCCCCGGCTTCAAGAAGGCCGAAGCCGCGTCGCACAAGCGGGCGATGGAGCTGCTCGAGTTCATCGGCCTGGAGCACAAGGCCGACCACCTCGCGCGCAACCTCCCGTACGGCGAGCAGCGCAAGCTCGAAATCGCCCGCGCCCTCGCCAGCGACCCCGGCCTCCTGCTCCTGGACGAGCCCACCGCGGGCATGAACCCCCAGGAGACCCGCGTCACCGAAGAGCTCATCTTCGCGATCCGGGACCAGGGCATCGCCGTACTCGTCATCGAGCACGACATGCGCTTCATCTTCAACCTCTGCGACCGGGTCGCCTGCCTGGTCCAGGGCGAGAAGCTCGTCGAGGGCACACCCGCCGTCGTCCAGGGCGACGAGCGCGTCGTCGCCGCCTACCTCGGTACGCCCTTCGAGGGCGCACCCGGCGCGGACGAGGTCGCCGCGGTCGAAGCCGCCGAAGCGGTCGCGGAAGCGGCCGGGGCGAGCAAGGCCACGTCGGCCGAGGTGACGGAGGCGACCGGAGCGGCGGAGGCCACTGAGGCCGCCGAGGCCACTGAGGCCGCCGAGGCCGCCACTGAGGCTGCCGCCGCTGAGGAGAACGCCGCCGAAGCCGCCGCGACCGCCGAGGCTGCTGAAACCGCCGAGCCGACCGAGGCCGCTGAGGAAGCTGAGGCGACCGAGGAAGCCGAGGCCACCGAGCCGGCCGCGGCCACCGAAGCCACCCCGGCCGAGGGCACCACCAGCAAGACCAGCAAGACCAGCCCGGAAGGGGAAACCCAGTGA
- a CDS encoding branched-chain amino acid ABC transporter permease, with amino-acid sequence MTTDTTTVKTATADTGARADLFRWIIAAGGLATVASTFMSWTYTDEFPGDLTVYGYPGGLQVLTLVAGLLTTLYALAAQDFKGLRWLAPTGTTKALRLFALGAFGTTWFTVVAIAVELGGVVNLEPGGFVAAVASAIPVAAAFQLPDDTRKARRPKELPSWAEILIIVAAFAIGLFVVTYGIDTEYAELFTGYMITAGFAIAALFKAGLMARLSALTAKYRSIAVAAAFVAAAAFPFTQNTDQFTLIAVNILIFATVALGLNIVVGLAGLLDLGYVAFLGVGAYTAALVSGTTASAFDVQFPFWASVLTGGAVSLVFGVVIGAPTLRLRGDYLAIVTLGFGEIFRITVGNLDGVSGPQVTNGPNGVPNVPDLNFFGYDFGESHTIAGFELGSYANYYLLMLLAMILVILVFSRAGSSRIGRAWVAIREDETAATAMGINGFRVKLIAFALGATLAGLAGTVQAHVQSTVVPEMYVFAGPVPPNSAFLLAAVILGGMGTISGPLIGATLLYMIPAKLQFLQDYQLLGFGIALILLMRFRPEGLIANRRAQLEYHETDQLDVPEKGLPDTGVGITKAGA; translated from the coding sequence ATGACAACCGACACCACGACAGTCAAGACGGCGACCGCCGACACCGGCGCCCGCGCCGACCTCTTCCGCTGGATCATCGCCGCGGGCGGCCTCGCCACCGTCGCCAGCACCTTCATGTCCTGGACCTACACCGACGAGTTCCCCGGCGACCTCACGGTCTACGGATACCCCGGCGGTCTCCAGGTCCTCACCCTCGTCGCGGGCCTCCTCACCACCCTGTACGCCCTTGCCGCACAGGACTTCAAGGGCCTGCGCTGGCTCGCGCCCACCGGCACGACCAAAGCCCTGCGCCTCTTCGCGCTCGGCGCGTTCGGCACCACCTGGTTCACCGTCGTCGCCATCGCCGTCGAACTCGGCGGCGTGGTCAACCTCGAACCCGGCGGCTTCGTAGCGGCCGTGGCCTCCGCCATCCCCGTCGCCGCGGCGTTCCAGCTGCCCGACGACACCCGCAAGGCCCGGCGCCCCAAGGAACTGCCCTCCTGGGCCGAAATCCTGATCATCGTCGCCGCGTTCGCGATCGGCCTGTTCGTCGTCACCTACGGCATCGACACCGAGTACGCCGAACTGTTCACCGGCTACATGATCACCGCCGGCTTCGCCATCGCCGCGCTCTTCAAGGCCGGCCTCATGGCACGCCTGTCGGCGCTCACGGCCAAGTACCGCTCGATCGCCGTGGCAGCCGCCTTCGTCGCCGCAGCGGCCTTCCCCTTCACCCAGAACACCGACCAGTTCACGCTGATCGCGGTCAACATCCTCATCTTCGCGACCGTCGCACTCGGACTGAACATCGTCGTCGGCCTGGCCGGACTCCTCGACCTCGGATACGTCGCCTTCCTCGGCGTCGGCGCCTACACGGCCGCCCTCGTCTCAGGCACCACCGCATCCGCCTTCGACGTCCAGTTCCCCTTCTGGGCATCCGTCCTCACCGGCGGCGCCGTCTCCCTGGTCTTCGGCGTCGTCATCGGCGCCCCGACCCTGCGGCTGCGCGGCGACTACCTCGCCATCGTGACCCTCGGCTTCGGCGAGATCTTCCGCATCACCGTCGGCAACCTCGACGGCGTGTCCGGGCCGCAGGTCACCAACGGCCCCAACGGCGTACCGAACGTCCCCGACCTGAACTTCTTCGGATACGACTTCGGCGAGTCCCACACCATCGCCGGCTTCGAACTCGGGTCGTACGCCAACTACTACCTGCTGATGCTGCTCGCGATGATCCTCGTGATCCTCGTCTTCAGCCGCGCCGGCAGCTCCCGCATCGGCCGCGCCTGGGTCGCCATCCGCGAGGACGAGACCGCCGCCACCGCCATGGGCATCAACGGCTTCCGGGTCAAGCTCATCGCCTTCGCCCTGGGCGCCACCCTCGCCGGCCTGGCCGGCACCGTCCAGGCGCACGTCCAGAGCACCGTGGTCCCGGAGATGTACGTCTTCGCCGGCCCCGTACCGCCGAACTCCGCCTTCCTCCTCGCCGCCGTCATCCTCGGCGGCATGGGAACGATCAGCGGACCGCTCATCGGCGCCACGCTCCTCTACATGATCCCCGCCAAGCTGCAGTTCCTCCAGGACTACCAGCTGCTCGGCTTCGGCATCGCGCTGATCCTCCTCATGCGCTTCCGCCCCGAGGGCCTCATCGCCAACCGGCGCGCCCAGCTCGAGTACCACGAGACCGACCAACTCGACGTCCCGGAAAAGGGCCTGCCCGACACCGGCGTCGGCATCACGAAGGCGGGGGCGTGA
- a CDS encoding branched-chain amino acid ABC transporter permease yields MHELPQQLANGLALGALYGLIAIGYTMVYGIVQLINFAHGEIFMIGGFGALTAYLVLPSGTTLLVAIPVMIIGGALASVGVATAAERFAYRPLRGAPRLAPLITAIGLSIVLQQLIWGFYPDAKKPRSFPEFQGESFKIFDNLYLQRADAFVLVLAPLCMLALGLFVAKSRSGRAMQATAQDPDTAKLMGINTDRIIVMAFAIGAAFAAVGAVAYGLDKGQINFEMGFILGLKAFTAAVLGGIGNIYGAMVGGVVLGLAEALSIAYIEEIPGMQQLGGGAWANVWAFVLLIVVLLVRPQGLLGERVADRA; encoded by the coding sequence GTGCACGAACTGCCGCAACAGCTGGCCAACGGCCTTGCACTCGGCGCCCTTTATGGCTTGATAGCCATCGGGTACACCATGGTGTACGGCATCGTCCAGCTCATCAACTTCGCCCACGGCGAGATCTTCATGATCGGGGGCTTCGGCGCCCTCACCGCGTACCTCGTGCTCCCCAGCGGGACAACGCTCCTCGTGGCCATCCCGGTCATGATCATCGGTGGCGCCCTCGCCTCTGTCGGCGTAGCGACCGCAGCGGAACGCTTCGCCTACCGCCCCCTGCGCGGCGCCCCCAGGCTCGCTCCGCTCATCACCGCAATCGGCCTCTCGATCGTTCTCCAGCAGCTCATCTGGGGCTTCTACCCCGATGCGAAGAAGCCGCGCAGCTTCCCGGAGTTCCAGGGCGAGTCGTTCAAGATCTTCGACAACCTCTACCTCCAGCGCGCCGACGCCTTCGTCCTCGTCCTCGCCCCCCTGTGCATGCTCGCCCTCGGCCTCTTCGTGGCCAAGAGCCGCAGCGGCCGCGCCATGCAGGCCACCGCACAGGACCCCGACACGGCGAAGCTGATGGGCATCAACACCGACCGCATCATCGTCATGGCCTTCGCCATCGGTGCCGCGTTCGCCGCCGTCGGAGCCGTCGCGTACGGCCTCGACAAGGGCCAGATCAACTTCGAAATGGGCTTCATCCTCGGACTCAAGGCCTTCACCGCCGCCGTCCTGGGCGGCATCGGCAACATCTACGGAGCCATGGTCGGCGGAGTCGTCCTCGGTCTCGCGGAAGCCCTGTCGATCGCCTACATCGAAGAGATACCCGGGATGCAGCAGCTCGGCGGTGGCGCTTGGGCCAACGTCTGGGCATTCGTACTTCTCATCGTCGTGCTTCTCGTCAGGCCACAGGGCCTGCTCGGCGAGCGCGTCGCGGATCGGGCGTGA
- a CDS encoding branched-chain amino acid ABC transporter substrate-binding protein yields MRHRSLLILTTALTTGALTLTACGSRDDAKGGDDSSKKTTVVIGVDVPLTGSLSALGQGIKNSVDLAAKTANKNNEVPGIEFKIEALDDQAVPASGQANATKLVGNKDVIGVVGPLNSGVAQSMQSVFEKASLVQVSPANTNPALSQGDNWGKGELKRPFKTYFRTAATDVVQGKFAAQYLYNDAKKRKVYVVDDKQTYGAGLAAIFSAEFKRLGGKVVGTDHVTVKETDFSSTADKVKASKADSVYFGGQYPEGGLLSDQIKKTGAKIPTMGGDGIYDPAFISASGVANDGDFATSIGYPVEKLPTAKKFIADYEAVKYDDPYAAYGGYSYDAGWAVVQAVKAVVAENDGKLPEDARAKVVEAMSKVSFDGVTGKVAFDQYGDTTNKQLTVYKVEGKVWKDVKSATFKD; encoded by the coding sequence GTGCGACACCGTTCTTTGCTCATACTCACCACAGCGCTCACGACCGGAGCGCTGACGCTCACCGCCTGTGGGTCGCGCGACGACGCCAAGGGCGGCGACGACAGCAGCAAGAAGACCACCGTCGTCATCGGTGTCGACGTCCCGCTGACCGGTTCGCTGTCCGCGCTCGGCCAGGGCATCAAGAACTCGGTGGACCTCGCGGCCAAGACCGCGAACAAGAACAACGAGGTCCCGGGCATCGAATTCAAGATCGAAGCCCTCGACGACCAGGCTGTTCCTGCCTCCGGCCAGGCCAACGCCACCAAACTCGTAGGCAACAAGGACGTCATCGGTGTCGTCGGCCCGCTGAACTCCGGCGTCGCCCAGTCGATGCAGAGCGTCTTCGAGAAGGCCAGCCTCGTCCAGGTCTCCCCGGCCAACACCAACCCGGCGCTCAGCCAGGGTGACAACTGGGGCAAGGGTGAGCTGAAGCGTCCGTTCAAGACGTACTTCCGCACCGCCGCCACGGACGTCGTCCAGGGCAAGTTCGCCGCGCAGTACCTCTACAACGACGCCAAGAAGCGCAAGGTCTACGTCGTCGACGACAAGCAGACCTACGGCGCCGGCCTCGCCGCGATCTTCTCCGCCGAATTCAAGCGGCTCGGCGGCAAGGTCGTCGGCACCGACCACGTCACGGTGAAGGAGACCGACTTCTCCAGCACCGCCGACAAGGTCAAGGCGTCGAAGGCCGACTCCGTCTACTTCGGTGGCCAGTACCCCGAGGGCGGCCTGCTCTCCGACCAGATCAAGAAGACCGGCGCCAAGATCCCCACCATGGGTGGCGACGGCATCTACGACCCCGCGTTCATCAGCGCCTCCGGCGTGGCGAACGACGGTGACTTCGCGACCTCGATCGGCTACCCGGTCGAGAAGCTCCCGACGGCGAAGAAGTTCATCGCCGACTACGAGGCAGTGAAGTACGACGACCCGTACGCGGCCTACGGCGGCTACTCGTACGACGCCGGCTGGGCCGTGGTCCAGGCCGTCAAGGCCGTCGTCGCGGAGAACGACGGCAAGCTGCCCGAGGACGCCCGCGCCAAGGTCGTCGAGGCCATGTCGAAGGTCTCCTTCGACGGTGTGACCGGCAAGGTCGCCTTCGACCAGTACGGCGACACCACGAACAAGCAGCTCACCGTCTACAAGGTCGAGGGCAAGGTCTGGAAGGACGTCAAGTCCGCCACCTTCAAGGACTGA
- a CDS encoding trypsin-like serine protease, giving the protein MTAVRITAARAATVATATAGACALVLAAALPSSAINSYNATPAPERTEVGALVATWDADANPATPDRVDWVCSGTMVDADTFLTAAHCTTDWPDNAKFYVSLDQDVQAGLDKAAAEHPFDPAAVARAVAIPGTAHNHPAYPGPASDNHDISVVELPAAQVKARWTFSPATLPKAGALDALGPQGLNDTDFTVAGYGTREAERGPGGHTHPGGGVRMKAPVTYNALNDAWLRLSMTAPQGNGGACYGDSGGPNFATIGGRRTLVATTITGDTPCYATNVTYRLDTPGARAFLAPFTKLP; this is encoded by the coding sequence TTGACCGCAGTACGCATCACCGCAGCACGCGCTGCCACGGTCGCCACGGCCACCGCCGGGGCCTGCGCGCTCGTACTGGCGGCGGCCCTGCCGTCCTCCGCGATCAACTCGTACAACGCGACGCCCGCACCCGAGCGAACCGAAGTCGGGGCGCTCGTCGCCACTTGGGACGCCGACGCGAACCCCGCCACCCCGGACCGCGTCGACTGGGTCTGCTCCGGCACCATGGTCGACGCCGACACCTTCCTCACGGCCGCGCACTGCACCACCGACTGGCCCGACAACGCAAAGTTCTACGTCTCCCTCGACCAGGACGTGCAGGCCGGACTCGACAAGGCCGCCGCCGAGCACCCCTTTGACCCGGCGGCCGTGGCCCGCGCCGTGGCGATCCCGGGGACGGCGCACAACCACCCCGCGTACCCGGGCCCGGCCTCCGACAACCACGACATCTCCGTCGTCGAACTGCCCGCCGCCCAGGTCAAGGCCCGCTGGACCTTCAGCCCCGCCACGCTCCCGAAGGCCGGCGCCCTCGACGCCCTCGGCCCGCAGGGTCTGAACGACACGGACTTCACCGTCGCCGGTTACGGCACACGGGAAGCAGAACGCGGACCCGGCGGCCACACCCACCCCGGCGGCGGCGTACGCATGAAGGCCCCCGTCACGTACAACGCGCTCAACGACGCCTGGCTGCGCCTGTCCATGACCGCCCCCCAGGGCAACGGCGGTGCGTGCTACGGCGATTCGGGCGGCCCGAACTTCGCGACGATCGGCGGCAGGCGCACCCTGGTCGCCACCACCATCACCGGCGACACCCCCTGCTACGCGACCAACGTCACCTACCGGCTCGACACGCCGGGAGCCCGCGCCTTCCTCGCTCCCTTCACCAAGCTTCCGTAA
- a CDS encoding PaaI family thioesterase: protein MGEQTAGVKFPQEVIDEYAQLGVDLPALFSAGDLGTRMGVRIVEAAAERVVGTMPVEGNTQPYGLLHGGASAVLAETLGSIGSMLHGGASKIAVGVDLNCTHHRGARSGLVTGVATPVHRGRSTATYEIVITDEQDKRVCTARLTCLLRNANGVA from the coding sequence ATGGGCGAGCAGACCGCAGGTGTGAAGTTCCCGCAAGAGGTCATCGACGAGTACGCCCAACTGGGCGTCGACCTGCCCGCACTCTTCTCCGCAGGGGATCTCGGCACCCGCATGGGAGTGCGGATCGTCGAAGCCGCCGCGGAGCGCGTCGTCGGCACCATGCCCGTGGAGGGCAACACCCAGCCGTACGGGCTCCTGCACGGCGGCGCCTCCGCCGTCCTGGCCGAGACCCTCGGCTCCATCGGCTCGATGCTGCACGGCGGCGCCTCCAAGATCGCCGTCGGCGTGGACCTCAACTGCACCCACCACCGGGGCGCCCGCAGCGGCCTGGTGACGGGCGTGGCCACCCCCGTCCACCGCGGGCGCTCCACCGCGACGTACGAGATCGTCATCACCGACGAGCAGGACAAGCGGGTCTGCACAGCCCGCCTCACCTGCCTGCTGCGCAACGCCAACGGCGTCGCCTGA
- a CDS encoding FdhF/YdeP family oxidoreductase, with protein sequence MAAKPPAGDPVQDAPQVAAPQHAAAGLPAIGHTLKMAQQQMGVRRTAQTLLKVNQKDGFDCPGCAWPEEDKRHKAEFCENGAKAVAEEATLRRVSPDFFAAHPVADLATRSGYWLGQQGRITQPMYLAEGAERYDAVTWERAFEIIAEELKALGSPDEAVFYTSGRTSNEAAFLLQLFAREFGTNNLPDCSNMCHESSGSALVETIGIGKGSVSLEDLHRADLIIVAGQNPGTNHPRMLTALEKAKAAGAKIISVNPLPEAGLERFKNPQTPQGMIKGAALTDLFLQIRLGGDQALFRLLNRLIVETEGAVDEAFVREHTHGYEDFAAAARDADWDETLAATGLERAKIEQALAMVLASKRTIVCWAMGLTQHKHAVPTIREVVNFLLLRGNIGRPGAGVCPVRGHSNVQGDRTMGTFERPAPAFLDALDKEFGITSPRHHGFDVVRSIQALRDGEAKVFFAMGGNFVGATPDTDVTEAAMRRARLTVHVSTKLNRSHAVTGARALILPTLGRTDKDVQAGGKQFVTVEDSMGMVHASRGNLAPASPHLLSEPAIVARLARAVLGPASRTPWEEFEKDYGTIRDRISRVVPGFEDFNARVARPGGFTLPHGPRDERRFNTPTGKANFTAAPVEYPRLPEGRLLLQTLRSHDQYNTTIYGLDDRYRGIRGGRRVVLVNPDDARELGLADGAYTDLVSEWKDGVERRAPGFRVVHYPTARGCAAAYYPETNVLVPLDATADTSNTPASKSVVVRLEQSPTA encoded by the coding sequence ATGGCTGCCAAGCCGCCCGCAGGTGACCCGGTCCAGGACGCGCCGCAGGTCGCGGCCCCCCAGCACGCCGCGGCAGGGCTCCCCGCCATCGGGCACACGCTGAAGATGGCCCAACAGCAGATGGGCGTGCGCCGCACCGCGCAGACGCTCCTCAAGGTCAACCAGAAGGACGGCTTCGACTGTCCCGGCTGCGCCTGGCCCGAGGAGGACAAGCGGCACAAAGCGGAATTCTGCGAGAACGGCGCGAAGGCCGTCGCCGAGGAGGCGACGCTGCGCCGCGTCAGCCCCGACTTCTTCGCCGCTCACCCCGTCGCCGACCTCGCCACCCGCAGCGGGTACTGGCTCGGCCAGCAGGGCCGCATCACCCAGCCGATGTACCTGGCGGAGGGCGCGGAGCGGTACGACGCGGTGACCTGGGAGCGGGCGTTCGAGATCATCGCGGAGGAGCTCAAGGCGCTCGGTTCCCCCGACGAGGCCGTCTTCTACACCTCGGGCCGCACCAGCAACGAGGCGGCGTTCCTGCTCCAGCTCTTCGCCCGCGAGTTCGGCACGAACAACCTGCCGGACTGCTCCAACATGTGCCACGAATCGTCGGGCTCGGCCCTGGTGGAGACCATCGGCATCGGCAAGGGAAGCGTCTCCCTCGAAGACCTGCACCGGGCCGACCTGATCATCGTCGCGGGACAGAACCCGGGCACCAACCACCCGCGGATGCTCACCGCCCTGGAGAAGGCCAAGGCCGCCGGAGCGAAGATCATCTCAGTGAACCCGCTGCCCGAAGCCGGACTCGAACGCTTCAAGAACCCGCAGACCCCCCAGGGCATGATCAAGGGCGCCGCCCTCACCGACCTCTTCCTCCAGATCCGCCTCGGCGGCGACCAGGCCCTCTTCCGGCTGCTGAACAGGCTGATCGTGGAGACCGAAGGCGCCGTCGACGAAGCGTTCGTACGGGAACACACCCACGGGTACGAGGACTTCGCCGCGGCGGCGCGCGACGCCGACTGGGACGAGACCCTCGCCGCGACCGGCCTGGAGCGCGCGAAGATCGAGCAGGCGCTCGCCATGGTCCTGGCCTCGAAGCGCACGATCGTCTGCTGGGCCATGGGCCTGACCCAGCACAAGCACGCGGTGCCGACCATCCGCGAAGTCGTCAACTTCCTGCTGCTGCGCGGCAACATCGGCCGCCCCGGCGCCGGCGTGTGCCCCGTGCGCGGCCACTCCAACGTGCAGGGCGACCGCACCATGGGCACCTTCGAGCGCCCCGCCCCCGCCTTCCTCGACGCCCTCGACAAGGAATTCGGGATCACCTCTCCCCGCCACCATGGATTCGACGTCGTACGGTCCATCCAGGCGCTGCGCGACGGCGAGGCCAAGGTCTTCTTCGCCATGGGCGGCAACTTCGTCGGCGCGACCCCCGACACGGACGTCACGGAAGCCGCGATGCGCCGGGCCCGGCTGACCGTTCACGTGTCGACGAAGCTGAACCGCTCGCACGCCGTCACCGGCGCCCGCGCGCTGATCCTGCCCACCCTCGGGCGCACCGACAAGGACGTACAGGCGGGAGGCAAGCAGTTCGTCACCGTCGAGGACTCCATGGGCATGGTGCACGCCTCGCGCGGCAACCTCGCCCCCGCGAGCCCGCACCTGCTGTCCGAGCCGGCGATCGTCGCCCGGCTGGCGCGGGCGGTCCTGGGCCCCGCGTCGCGCACACCCTGGGAAGAGTTCGAGAAGGACTACGGCACGATCCGCGACCGCATCTCCCGCGTCGTCCCCGGCTTCGAGGACTTCAACGCGCGCGTCGCCCGCCCCGGCGGCTTCACCCTCCCGCACGGTCCGCGCGACGAGCGCCGCTTCAACACCCCGACCGGCAAGGCCAACTTCACCGCGGCGCCCGTCGAGTATCCCCGGCTCCCCGAGGGCCGGCTCCTGCTTCAGACGCTGCGCTCGCACGACCAGTACAACACCACGATCTACGGCCTCGACGACCGCTACCGGGGCATCAGGGGCGGCCGCCGCGTCGTCCTCGTCAACCCGGACGACGCCCGCGAACTGGGCCTCGCCGACGGCGCGTACACCGACCTCGTGAGCGAGTGGAAGGACGGCGTCGAGCGGCGTGCGCCCGGCTTCCGCGTGGTGCACTACCCGACCGCGCGCGGCTGCGCCGCCGCGTACTACCCGGAGACCAACGTCCTGGTCCCCCTCGACGCCACCGCGGACACCAGCAACACCCCCGCGAGCAAGTCCGTCGTCGTACGTCTGGAACAATCACCAACCGCCTAA